TAGCCATGGTTGACATCCACTGCCACATCCTTCCGGCACTTGACGACGGCGCAACAGAAGACGCCGTCTCCCGACAAATGTTTGAGATGGCCGCGCGCGACGGCATCGTTCAGATCGTGGCCACGCCGCACGCCAATTACCAATACAAGTTTGATGCGCAGGTGAACCGGAATAAGCGGGATCAGTTGCAGGCATCCATGGGGGCGACGCCCGAGATTCTTCTCGGCTGCGATTTTCACCTGAGCTTTGAAAATATCGAAGACGCCAAGCGAGACCATACTCGCTATTCAATCAATGGCAAACAGTATCTGTTGGTGGAATTCGCCGATTCGAACATTCCGCCGCATACGGACCAGATATTTTTCGATCTCATCTCCTGCGGCATCGTCCCCATCATCACCCACCCGGAGCGCAATCCCATCCTCGCCGATCAGCCGGAATTAATTGCCACCTGGATCGGACTGGGCTGCGCGGTGCAGGTTACCGCCGGGTCGGTTACGGGCAAGTTCGGCACGCGCGCGCTGCGCTCCACGCAGACCATGCTGAAATACAATATGGTCCACTTCATTGCCACCGACGCGCACAACCTCACCACGCGGCCACCCGTGCTCTCCGAGGCGCGTGAAACCATCGCACGCGATATCAGTCCCGAAGTCGCCGAACTTTTGAGCAACTCCAATCCCCGAGCCGTCGTGGAAGGCCTCCCGATGCCGTGGCTGCCACAGCCAGTGCCCATGGGCAAGCGCGGTTGGTTTTCATTTTTACGCTAGGCAATTTTTATTGTTACTGTGGAGTTCGCCTGCCAGGTCAAGACTGAACCGCTCACCGGAAAGGAGCGGTGTCGGCGGAGTCATCCTGCGCCCGCAGCGCTCACAACCCTGATTCCATTTGAGCACTATCGCATACGAAAAGGAGATGTGCCCGTTCATCGACCGCTCCCTCTCGGTCGCGGCTCGGTTGGCTGCCCGGTGCGATTCCAGTCGCGTTAGAAAATCAACTTCATCCCAAACTGAATCTGCCGCGACGTGGTCGTGGTGTCGTCGATGGTGCCGGCAGCGCCGCGCGGAATGCCCACGGCCTGAGCGGCCACTGCGGTATCGAACACGTTATTATCGGGCAATCCAAAGTTGGCGCGGTTCAGCAGATTGAAAAACTCGGCGCGAAAATCCAGTCGCACGCCTTCTCTGAGGTTGGTCTCCTTGCCCAGCGTAAAGTCCAGGCTGACCATGCCCGGGTTGATGAG
The nucleotide sequence above comes from Acidobacteriota bacterium. Encoded proteins:
- a CDS encoding exopolysaccharide biosynthesis protein, whose protein sequence is MVDIHCHILPALDDGATEDAVSRQMFEMAARDGIVQIVATPHANYQYKFDAQVNRNKRDQLQASMGATPEILLGCDFHLSFENIEDAKRDHTRYSINGKQYLLVEFADSNIPPHTDQIFFDLISCGIVPIITHPERNPILADQPELIATWIGLGCAVQVTAGSVTGKFGTRALRSTQTMLKYNMVHFIATDAHNLTTRPPVLSEARETIARDISPEVAELLSNSNPRAVVEGLPMPWLPQPVPMGKRGWFSFLR